The Streptomyces kanamyceticus genome window below encodes:
- a CDS encoding MFS transporter, translating to MTGPPGRFTRDSVTGMAYGGLALYAYVLYVQGPLLPLLREETHLSYAAMSAHSTLFAAGGIVTNLLYARVSARLGGRRLFWAAAGSLAVSALLLALGAWAGVAYTLAASLAMGVTGATLQTATASALSDHHGPHRERALVEANAGASATALLAPLAVGAFQASGPGWRAALVVPLLAGAVLYVACRRVPFGAAPRRGGPGAPGKTARAKAPPLPARFRLLCTLLGTVVGLEFCVVFYGAPQLSSGVGLSSDSAATAMSLFAAGALAGRLVGSSVARPGRARPLVVAALAVTGAGFLPLWTATAAPVALVALFVTGFGVANLFPLVLSLAIEVAPDQSDRITARVYLTTSTAIMCAPLLLGALSDRVGVRPAFGVTALLIAVAALLVLLDRAPRTPPSAIPRPAAPRPDPTEVKS from the coding sequence GTGACCGGGCCACCAGGGAGGTTCACCCGCGACTCGGTGACGGGCATGGCGTACGGCGGTCTCGCCCTGTACGCGTATGTCCTGTACGTCCAGGGCCCGTTGCTCCCGCTGCTCCGCGAGGAGACCCACCTCTCGTACGCCGCGATGAGCGCGCACTCCACGCTCTTCGCCGCGGGCGGCATCGTCACCAATCTGCTCTACGCCCGTGTCAGCGCACGGCTCGGCGGCCGCCGGTTGTTCTGGGCGGCCGCGGGCTCCCTGGCGGTCAGCGCCCTGCTGCTGGCCCTCGGCGCGTGGGCGGGCGTGGCGTACACCCTGGCGGCCTCGCTCGCCATGGGCGTCACCGGGGCGACGCTCCAGACGGCGACCGCTTCGGCGCTCTCCGATCACCACGGGCCGCACCGCGAGCGGGCGTTGGTCGAGGCGAACGCGGGCGCGAGCGCCACGGCGCTGCTCGCCCCGCTCGCCGTCGGCGCGTTCCAGGCGAGCGGTCCTGGGTGGCGTGCCGCGCTGGTGGTGCCGCTGCTCGCGGGCGCCGTGCTGTACGTCGCGTGCCGACGGGTGCCGTTCGGCGCGGCGCCGCGCCGAGGCGGGCCAGGCGCGCCCGGGAAGACCGCCCGCGCGAAGGCCCCTCCTCTTCCGGCGCGCTTCCGGCTGCTGTGCACCCTGTTGGGCACCGTGGTCGGCCTGGAGTTCTGCGTGGTGTTCTACGGAGCGCCCCAACTGTCCAGCGGGGTGGGCCTGAGCTCCGACAGCGCGGCCACGGCGATGAGCCTGTTCGCCGCGGGGGCGCTCGCCGGGCGTCTGGTCGGCAGCTCGGTGGCCCGCCCCGGGCGCGCCCGTCCTCTCGTCGTCGCCGCGCTGGCGGTGACGGGCGCGGGCTTCCTGCCGCTGTGGACGGCGACCGCCGCCCCGGTCGCGCTCGTCGCCCTCTTCGTCACGGGCTTCGGCGTGGCGAACCTCTTCCCGCTGGTGCTCTCGCTCGCCATCGAGGTCGCCCCCGACCAGAGCGACCGGATCACCGCCCGCGTCTACCTCACGACGTCCACGGCCATCATGTGCGCCCCGCTGCTGCTCGGCGCGCTCTCCGACCGGGTCGGTGTCCGCCCCGCGTTCGGCGTCACGGCACTCCTCATCGCCGTGGCCGCGCTGCTCGTCCTCCTGGACCGCGCGCCACGCACTCCCCCATCCGCCATCCCCCGTCCCGCCGCGCCGCGGCCGGACCCCACGGAGGTCAAGAGTTGA
- a CDS encoding amylo-alpha-1,6-glucosidase, translated as MTSHATAAHRAADVLRENRRTGFSAGAGLAYDYTCPSPETYPFQWAWDSSFHAIALLHVDTERARTELSSLLSAVTGTGFLPHMVLWQDDLRPRATAEFRIDLWEGWRSVTVAPPVIARAVEHVYEATLDLAWLRRTLPAVQGFFDWLHRHRRSPRTGLIEIYQPDESGLDMSPKYDAALGLDTSARDAVRDDWHAAMRRLIDGYSHDRRPESPLRAAGAFVWNDVLVNSIYADGLMSLARLQAEVGAPEAVSRATDAAARDIWAALVEHCWDPARGAFFDLDLVSGRRSTVLTASSLFPLIGDGVPEPIAERLIHEHLLNEREFWLPYPVPSVAATEPSFDPAFATGAIFRGSSWVNLNWYLYGGLRRRGYDREARRLALRTAECVAARGPRECYGPYDAAGHGARSFGWSTLVLDLLHTEWLLSPGSPADQAVHDDSVPAGHRLPTEV; from the coding sequence TTGACCAGTCACGCTACGGCGGCGCACAGGGCCGCCGATGTGCTGCGCGAGAACCGGCGCACCGGCTTCTCGGCCGGTGCGGGCCTCGCCTACGACTACACCTGCCCCTCGCCCGAGACGTATCCGTTCCAGTGGGCGTGGGACAGCAGCTTCCACGCGATCGCCCTGCTGCACGTCGACACCGAACGGGCGCGCACCGAGCTGTCCTCGCTGCTCTCCGCGGTCACCGGGACCGGGTTCCTGCCGCACATGGTGCTCTGGCAGGACGACCTGCGGCCGCGCGCCACCGCCGAGTTCAGGATCGACCTGTGGGAGGGCTGGCGCTCGGTGACCGTCGCGCCGCCCGTGATCGCCCGGGCCGTCGAGCACGTCTACGAGGCGACCCTCGACCTGGCCTGGCTGCGGCGGACGCTCCCCGCCGTGCAGGGCTTCTTCGACTGGCTGCACCGGCACCGGCGCAGCCCGCGCACCGGGCTCATCGAGATCTACCAGCCGGACGAGTCGGGCCTGGACATGAGCCCCAAGTACGACGCGGCGCTCGGGCTCGACACGTCGGCGCGGGACGCCGTGCGCGACGACTGGCACGCCGCGATGCGCCGCCTCATCGACGGCTACTCCCACGACCGCCGCCCCGAGAGCCCGCTGCGCGCCGCCGGGGCGTTCGTCTGGAACGACGTGCTCGTCAACTCGATCTACGCCGACGGCTTGATGTCCCTCGCCCGGCTGCAGGCGGAGGTGGGCGCCCCCGAAGCCGTCTCGCGCGCCACCGACGCGGCGGCGCGGGACATCTGGGCGGCGCTCGTCGAGCACTGCTGGGACCCCGCACGCGGGGCCTTCTTCGACCTGGACCTGGTGTCGGGGCGGCGCTCCACGGTGCTGACGGCGAGCTCCCTCTTCCCGCTCATCGGCGACGGCGTCCCGGAGCCGATCGCGGAGCGCCTCATCCACGAACACCTGCTGAACGAGCGGGAGTTCTGGCTCCCTTATCCGGTCCCGAGCGTGGCCGCGACCGAGCCCTCCTTCGACCCCGCGTTCGCCACCGGCGCGATCTTCCGCGGGTCGAGCTGGGTGAACCTCAACTGGTACCTGTACGGGGGCCTGCGGCGCAGGGGGTACGACCGGGAGGCCCGGCGGCTCGCGCTGCGCACGGCCGAGTGCGTGGCGGCGCGAGGGCCGCGCGAGTGCTACGGCCCGTACGACGCGGCGGGGCACGGGGCGCGGTCCTTCGGCTGGAGCACGCTCGTCCTCGACCTGCTGCACACGGAGTGGCTTCTCTCGCCGGGCTCCCCCGCCGATCAGGCCGTGCACGACGACTCCGTGCCCGCGGGGCACCGACTGCCGACGGAGGTCTGA
- a CDS encoding Gfo/Idh/MocA family protein, giving the protein MANWGFLGAGSIAASSLAPAVHAAPGARLHAVAARDEARAAALAPRRTYTAYPDLLADPEVDIVYVALHNSAHRPWVEAALAAGKHVLCEKPLGLTETETAAMEQAARRAERTLVEAAWNRWHPRTRDAEAAIAGSAIGRPLHVTAAFHGLAPAPDNYRRVPALGGGALYDVGYYALSAALAAFSWRMPRVEHARWESWDASSADRSVVADLAFPCGGTAEIRCSLDSELAEEFAVHGTEGSLRLSEPAFTAGAAPCTLATTSEHVRRTADVREYAPTDPYRLMVTDVDRALSVGTGYLVPTEQSRLIARLIDAVRAAASRADGGAEHTPAPHFDRERDQGLPG; this is encoded by the coding sequence ATGGCCAACTGGGGATTCCTGGGCGCCGGTTCGATCGCCGCGTCGAGCCTGGCTCCGGCCGTGCACGCCGCGCCTGGCGCCCGCCTCCACGCGGTCGCCGCGCGCGACGAGGCCCGGGCCGCCGCGCTCGCGCCCCGGCGCACCTACACCGCCTACCCCGACCTCCTGGCCGACCCGGAGGTCGACATCGTCTACGTGGCGCTGCACAACTCCGCGCACCGCCCCTGGGTCGAGGCGGCCCTCGCCGCGGGCAAGCACGTGCTGTGCGAGAAGCCGCTGGGCCTCACCGAGACGGAGACCGCGGCGATGGAGCAGGCGGCGCGCCGCGCGGAGCGGACCCTCGTGGAGGCCGCGTGGAACCGGTGGCACCCGCGCACCCGCGACGCGGAGGCGGCCATCGCGGGATCGGCGATCGGCCGCCCCCTGCACGTCACGGCCGCCTTCCACGGCCTCGCACCGGCGCCGGACAACTACCGCCGCGTCCCCGCGCTCGGCGGCGGAGCCCTGTACGACGTGGGCTACTACGCGCTCTCGGCCGCGCTCGCGGCGTTCTCCTGGCGGATGCCGCGCGTCGAGCACGCGCGGTGGGAGAGCTGGGACGCCTCGTCCGCCGACCGCTCGGTGGTCGCTGACCTCGCTTTCCCCTGCGGCGGGACCGCCGAGATCCGGTGTTCCCTGGACAGCGAGCTCGCCGAGGAGTTCGCCGTCCACGGCACCGAGGGATCGCTGCGCCTGTCGGAGCCCGCCTTCACGGCGGGCGCGGCCCCCTGCACACTCGCCACGACGTCCGAACACGTGCGCCGAACCGCGGACGTACGGGAGTACGCGCCGACCGACCCGTACCGGCTGATGGTCACCGACGTGGACCGCGCGCTCTCCGTCGGCACGGGCTACCTGGTGCCGACGGAGCAGAGCCGTCTGATCGCGCGGCTGATCGACGCGGTACGAGCCGCGGCGTCGCGCGCCGACGGCGGGGCGGAGCACACACCGGCCCCGCACTTCGACCGCGAACGTGATCAGGGCCTGCCCGGATGA